One Novipirellula galeiformis DNA window includes the following coding sequences:
- a CDS encoding 1,4-dihydroxy-6-naphthoate synthase, whose amino-acid sequence MNRPIELGISTCPNDTFAFHALMNRLVDWRGLDFHVRLLDIQQLNDGLFRNEFDVAKTSFHAALLLSEETVVLPSGSAMGFGVGPLLLSSASKPTATPGDADLTTLCPGEHTTATLLLRIFYPNATHIKQVVFSEIMPMLQRGEADFGVCIHEGRFTWQDQGLGLVEDLGERWETECKAPLPLGGIVARRVLPPEVIANAQQVIHDSIEFAMANRKVALPTMRKYAQEFSDEVLMKHVDLYVNEWTRDLGDVGRHAITMLSRRAREAGIGTEKAIEIFQMPTVKR is encoded by the coding sequence GTGAACCGCCCCATCGAACTTGGCATTTCGACCTGTCCCAATGACACCTTTGCCTTTCATGCCTTGATGAATCGCTTGGTGGATTGGCGAGGCCTCGATTTTCACGTCCGCCTGCTTGATATCCAACAGCTCAATGATGGCTTGTTTCGGAACGAGTTTGATGTTGCCAAGACAAGCTTTCATGCCGCTTTGTTGCTGAGCGAAGAAACGGTGGTCCTTCCCAGCGGTTCGGCGATGGGCTTTGGCGTGGGACCGCTTTTGCTGTCATCGGCTTCGAAGCCGACGGCCACCCCCGGCGATGCCGATCTGACGACACTTTGCCCTGGCGAGCACACCACGGCAACGCTGTTGCTGCGGATTTTTTATCCCAATGCAACGCACATCAAACAGGTGGTGTTTTCCGAGATCATGCCGATGCTCCAGCGTGGTGAAGCCGACTTTGGAGTCTGCATTCACGAAGGTCGCTTCACGTGGCAAGACCAAGGGCTCGGGTTAGTCGAAGATTTGGGGGAACGCTGGGAAACCGAATGCAAGGCTCCACTGCCTCTGGGCGGCATCGTCGCCCGCCGAGTACTGCCTCCTGAGGTGATCGCTAACGCACAGCAAGTGATCCATGACTCGATCGAATTTGCGATGGCCAATCGCAAGGTGGCGTTACCGACGATGCGGAAATACGCTCAAGAGTTTAGTGACGAAGTGTTGATGAAACACGTCGATTTGTATGTCAACGAATGGACACGCGACTTAGGTGATGTGGGACGGCATGCCATCACGATGTTGTCACGCCGGGCACGCGAGGCGGGAATTGGAACGGAAAAAGCGATCGAGATCTTTCAAATGCCAACCGTCAAGCGTTGA
- a CDS encoding Gfo/Idh/MocA family protein, translated as MPDRFETHSQVKENSRLTRRRWIATAGAAIAAPAIVPSSVLGANAPSNRINVALIGCGNQSRADLPSMLRQPDAQVVAVCDVNRGSDGYARPEHFLGREPAQKKVNEYYAQKTRSGEFKGCDAYADFRDVLAREDVDAVMIVLPDHWHALATIKACEAGKDVYCQKPMSLTIHDGQQMIKAVRKHERILQTGSQYRSNSVVRRMCELVRNGRIGEVKRAVSIINGSGAGPAPGWSEMPVPAGFDYDMWLGPAPMAPYHIDRCLYRFRFHQDYSGGQVTNTGAHATDIVQWALGKDGTGPVEFENQEGTVWPPQGHLYTTAMKAHFRARYADGIEFVCRTQDPGFGARIEGTEGWVQFTVNNMKEVEASSDAIKNSVIGPDEIHLPVSKNHYRNFLDSVKSRKDPIEPVEVGHRTASICHAGNIAMRLNRKLQWDPNAERFLDDDQANEMLQRPYRKPWQL; from the coding sequence ATGCCCGATCGCTTCGAGACCCACAGCCAAGTCAAGGAAAACAGCCGACTGACTCGACGACGATGGATCGCCACCGCCGGGGCCGCCATTGCTGCGCCTGCAATCGTGCCGAGTTCGGTCCTCGGCGCGAATGCTCCGAGCAATCGCATCAACGTCGCTTTGATTGGATGCGGTAACCAGAGCCGAGCCGATTTACCGAGCATGTTGCGACAACCGGATGCCCAGGTTGTTGCGGTATGCGACGTCAACCGTGGCAGCGACGGCTACGCTCGCCCGGAACATTTCCTGGGGCGTGAACCGGCGCAAAAGAAGGTCAACGAATACTACGCTCAAAAAACTCGTTCGGGCGAATTCAAGGGCTGTGATGCTTACGCGGACTTCCGCGATGTACTCGCTCGCGAGGACGTTGACGCAGTCATGATCGTGCTACCAGATCATTGGCATGCGCTGGCCACAATCAAAGCCTGTGAAGCGGGCAAGGACGTGTACTGTCAAAAGCCGATGTCGCTCACCATTCACGATGGCCAGCAAATGATCAAAGCGGTTCGCAAGCATGAACGCATTCTGCAAACGGGAAGCCAGTACCGCTCCAACTCGGTGGTCCGCCGTATGTGCGAGCTGGTTCGCAACGGTCGGATCGGCGAAGTCAAACGAGCGGTTTCCATCATCAACGGCAGCGGTGCCGGCCCCGCCCCCGGTTGGAGCGAGATGCCCGTTCCCGCAGGATTCGACTACGACATGTGGCTAGGCCCCGCCCCCATGGCTCCCTATCACATCGACCGCTGTCTGTACCGATTCCGTTTCCACCAGGACTATTCCGGTGGCCAAGTCACCAACACCGGTGCCCACGCCACGGACATCGTTCAGTGGGCGCTCGGCAAGGACGGTACCGGTCCGGTGGAATTTGAGAACCAAGAAGGAACGGTCTGGCCACCACAGGGACATCTCTACACGACCGCCATGAAGGCTCACTTTCGAGCGCGTTACGCCGATGGAATTGAGTTCGTCTGCCGTACGCAAGATCCAGGCTTCGGAGCCCGTATCGAAGGAACCGAAGGATGGGTTCAATTCACGGTAAACAACATGAAGGAGGTCGAAGCATCGTCCGATGCCATCAAAAACTCCGTCATCGGCCCCGACGAGATCCATCTGCCGGTGAGCAAAAATCATTACCGAAACTTCCTCGACTCCGTGAAGTCGCGAAAGGATCCGATCGAGCCGGTCGAGGTGGGCCATCGCACGGCATCCATCTGTCACGCCGGAAATATTGCCATGCGTCTGAATCGAAAACTGCAATGGGATCCTAACGCAGAACGGTTTCTCGACGACGATCAGGCCAACGAGATGCTGCAAAGGCCCTATCGAAAGCCGTGGCAGCTATAG
- the mqnB gene encoding futalosine hydrolase gives MGSNLLLIPTAIERDKLAPLLDVSAHTNGWSIELCGFGQIAAAARTSQLVATFQPNRVLLVGIAGTLDDRAEVGSAYRFSHVTCHGIGVGSGDNFRSAGEIGWSQFGRIDDEIELDRWGGPSPRLHPGLLSVCAASASQLEAKVRAKRFPKASVEEMEGFGVAMACQLHCVPVEIVRGISNHAGDRDHARWQTDNALQAAATIVHSLLSSN, from the coding sequence GTGGGTTCTAACTTGCTGCTGATCCCCACTGCGATCGAGCGAGACAAGCTTGCTCCCCTCCTCGACGTCTCCGCCCATACCAACGGTTGGTCGATTGAGTTGTGTGGGTTTGGCCAAATCGCGGCTGCGGCACGAACATCGCAACTCGTCGCCACGTTTCAACCTAATCGCGTGTTGCTAGTGGGGATTGCGGGGACGCTTGACGATCGTGCCGAAGTCGGGTCGGCGTACCGCTTTAGCCATGTCACTTGCCACGGCATCGGTGTCGGCTCAGGAGACAATTTTCGCTCCGCGGGTGAGATCGGCTGGAGCCAGTTTGGTAGGATCGACGATGAGATCGAGCTTGATCGCTGGGGTGGGCCATCGCCTCGCTTGCATCCTGGTTTGCTCAGCGTGTGCGCGGCATCGGCTTCGCAGCTCGAAGCCAAGGTCCGCGCCAAACGGTTTCCTAAGGCCAGCGTCGAAGAGATGGAAGGATTTGGGGTGGCAATGGCCTGCCAACTGCACTGCGTTCCCGTTGAGATTGTTCGTGGCATTTCCAATCACGCGGGGGATCGCGATCACGCGCGATGGCAAACTGACAACGCGTTACAGGCTGCCGCAACGATCGTCCACTCGTTATTGAGCTCGAATTAG
- a CDS encoding sugar phosphate isomerase/epimerase family protein, whose protein sequence is MAEVKVAVRIDNLRAPLRKSLQLVSAMGARAVEIDARNGIRPSELSDTGLRQLRKMLDDLDLRVASVRFPTRRGYDTPQDLDRRIEATKAAMQFAYRVGAPVVVNQIGMIPEEKDDPRYITLQSVMEDLGSYGTRIGAMFAAETGTESGETMAELLNASEDSYVAAAFNPGQLIINRHSPRDAIKALGNRIQLVCAVDGVIDLAAGRGLSVPLGQGTADFPELLGMLEDFQFRGPFVVGRREMAAETVLEELTQGVAYLRNL, encoded by the coding sequence GTGGCTGAAGTCAAAGTGGCTGTGCGGATAGACAATTTGCGTGCGCCGTTGCGCAAATCACTACAGCTTGTCTCTGCAATGGGAGCGAGGGCAGTCGAAATCGATGCCCGCAACGGCATCCGCCCTTCTGAATTGTCGGACACTGGGCTGCGACAATTGCGGAAAATGCTGGATGATCTGGATTTGCGGGTTGCGTCGGTCCGCTTCCCAACGCGACGAGGGTACGATACCCCCCAAGATCTTGACCGCCGCATCGAAGCGACCAAGGCCGCAATGCAATTCGCCTACCGCGTGGGCGCTCCCGTGGTCGTCAACCAAATCGGGATGATTCCCGAGGAAAAAGACGATCCTCGCTACATCACCCTGCAAAGCGTGATGGAGGATCTCGGCAGCTATGGGACTCGAATCGGAGCCATGTTTGCTGCCGAGACCGGTACCGAGTCGGGCGAAACGATGGCCGAACTACTGAATGCTAGCGAGGACTCCTACGTCGCCGCCGCCTTCAACCCAGGACAACTGATCATCAACCGCCATAGTCCCCGAGATGCTATCAAGGCATTGGGAAATCGAATTCAGCTCGTTTGCGCGGTTGATGGCGTGATTGACTTGGCTGCCGGACGTGGGTTATCGGTTCCGCTCGGGCAAGGAACCGCCGATTTCCCCGAGCTGCTAGGGATGCTTGAGGATTTCCAATTCCGCGGTCCCTTCGTGGTAGGACGCCGGGAAATGGCCGCCGAAACGGTTCTAGAGGAACTCACGCAAGGCGTTGCGTATTTGCGGAATTTGTAG
- the tsaD gene encoding tRNA (adenosine(37)-N6)-threonylcarbamoyltransferase complex transferase subunit TsaD, with the protein MTDSILPILTIESTCDETAAAVISDDGAVMGQCIATQEALHERFRGVVPEVAARAHLERILPVIDTAIRQAEVSPDDLDAIAVADRPGLAGSLLVGVVAAKTLAIAWQKPLVTVNHLHAHLYACQLSCESSVYPCVGLIVSGGHTSLYYCTSPLDLEYLGGTIDDAAGEAFDKVGAMLSLGFPGGPAVSKLAAEGKRDAYAFPRSMVHEKHFDFSFSGLKTAVRYAITGPGQQDFASLKIDPTIKADVCASFETAVVDVLVRKSRRALKMRHCKQLIIGGGVAANGYLRDQFHNAAEKDGFALTIAPPELCTDNAVMGAIALEKMRRGDFASFDLDITPGLQRGF; encoded by the coding sequence TTGACGGACTCTATTTTGCCCATTTTGACGATTGAATCGACCTGTGACGAGACCGCTGCCGCCGTCATTAGTGACGATGGGGCGGTGATGGGCCAGTGCATTGCGACCCAAGAGGCGCTTCACGAGCGGTTTCGGGGCGTCGTTCCCGAGGTGGCCGCGCGTGCTCATTTAGAGCGAATCCTGCCTGTGATCGACACCGCGATTCGCCAAGCGGAGGTTTCGCCGGATGATTTAGACGCCATCGCGGTCGCCGATCGGCCTGGCTTAGCAGGCTCGCTGCTGGTGGGAGTCGTGGCCGCCAAAACACTCGCCATTGCCTGGCAAAAACCGCTCGTGACGGTGAATCACTTACATGCCCACCTGTATGCCTGCCAACTCTCCTGCGAATCGTCGGTCTATCCCTGTGTCGGATTGATCGTCAGCGGAGGTCATACCAGTCTGTATTACTGCACCAGCCCCTTGGACCTCGAATACCTTGGCGGCACGATCGACGATGCCGCCGGCGAAGCTTTCGATAAAGTCGGCGCGATGTTGAGTCTAGGGTTTCCCGGCGGCCCCGCTGTTTCGAAACTGGCGGCCGAAGGCAAACGCGATGCCTACGCCTTTCCACGCTCGATGGTGCACGAGAAGCACTTCGATTTCAGTTTTAGTGGACTCAAAACGGCGGTGCGTTATGCGATCACCGGCCCCGGCCAACAAGATTTCGCATCGCTAAAGATCGATCCCACCATCAAAGCCGACGTCTGTGCTTCGTTCGAAACGGCGGTCGTCGATGTCTTGGTCCGCAAGAGTCGACGGGCACTCAAAATGCGTCATTGCAAACAATTGATTATTGGCGGGGGCGTGGCGGCCAACGGGTACCTGCGTGACCAGTTCCATAACGCGGCAGAGAAGGACGGCTTTGCGTTGACGATCGCGCCGCCGGAACTTTGTACCGATAACGCGGTGATGGGGGCGATCGCTTTAGAAAAAATGAGACGAGGCGATTTTGCTTCGTTCGATCTGGACATTACCCCAGGGTTGCAACGTGGGTTCTAA
- the rpmA gene encoding 50S ribosomal protein L27 codes for MAHKKGQGSSRNGRDSNAQRRGVKKFGGEAVRAGHILVRQVGTKFHAGKGVGQGKDYTLFALVDGKVMFDREGRRINIVTE; via the coding sequence ATGGCACATAAGAAAGGGCAGGGCTCCAGCCGAAACGGTCGCGATTCGAACGCTCAGCGACGTGGAGTCAAGAAGTTTGGTGGCGAGGCTGTCCGTGCTGGGCACATCCTTGTTCGTCAAGTTGGCACCAAATTCCACGCCGGAAAAGGTGTTGGCCAAGGCAAGGATTACACCTTGTTCGCCTTGGTCGATGGTAAGGTCATGTTCGACCGTGAAGGCCGCCGGATCAACATCGTAACCGAGTAA
- a CDS encoding COG1470 family protein — protein MNLRVSGILLCRFRNESQDGFINLIVSAVMVAVVVCCAVVAPQTIVFAQSSPATSVERNDSQRNRPPALEAGAAGELRRTDAVVADGATGEGSSPADLGSPTSKKLPRFLWNFGRANDSNFDDWPDGWQRRVGRRYPKYVKVAIVAKDLAVQQQLRAVDTMIIREWPRVRKQFKAAPVLPPSLTDALIDRYFKIELDGGLVMVQSPPVKTSHMYQYRFSVKIKTEGLRHDRARAEFVFVDERGDEVETHATESLSGTTAWKVLVLDRIRAPKAATGVFVRLVVEGAEDGLEDIRGEIGFDDISIEPFPQLQLVTDEAMGVHVVGNPVMVSATVLGLPRGATQVLFRLLDVDGREVDRQLSDVPGAEVTDPSEASARLDPPPGGARSSASQGMKVQWEIPRLSPGFYRVMASLQGRELRTLATETTLAVIDPEIGQAGNGSFGWTLLETSRNMPPRDLAKWLASVGVDWVKIPCWIEPTDTVTADRMVEASTRLQDVGIQTIGMLDVPPETQVPRYDIRGRRDVVASQLFRDVRVWQPLLEPVMSRLTLKIKTWQLGGDYDYSFLGRRHLQESIADISTGLQGYGQPIEVAICWPWTERDVAPAETSWSAVCRSGEPELTAEELDAYLTLQQTQFNGSGPRTWVVVEPIEKNQYDRNTRILDLTGRMAVVRKHHVQAAFVSNPRDPERGLLTSQGRPEEMLLPWRTTSLMIGNLRQVGSLKLRSKAKNVVFAGADRAVIMLWSPTSCEEQIFLGDDVHVVDIWGRQQPLPIEIIDGQAAQRVKIGPRPIFISGADPTLLAFRMSVNVEQEQVDSLLGQTQPIDVSFTNPTREGMYGTLRVLPPENWSFKEPSMAWELPPGKSTSLPFHLVLGNSAKVGTYEVALDFEHQTVPPKRFTVYRELMVGPIGLEIETETRLSAGGQLRVEIEMTNHSDATQSYDCMLFPQSGRQYQRRFITIEPGTTERREFYWNNAQPLMGTTMLLRAGEQDGKRILNYEIPVLR, from the coding sequence ATGAACCTTCGAGTCAGCGGCATTTTACTGTGCCGCTTTCGAAACGAAAGCCAAGACGGTTTCATAAACCTGATCGTTTCCGCGGTCATGGTAGCGGTCGTGGTATGCTGCGCCGTGGTGGCACCCCAGACAATCGTGTTCGCTCAATCGTCGCCGGCTACCTCGGTAGAGCGCAACGATTCGCAGCGCAACCGTCCGCCCGCCCTGGAAGCGGGTGCTGCAGGCGAGCTACGCAGAACCGACGCCGTCGTGGCCGATGGGGCGACCGGTGAGGGGTCATCCCCTGCGGACTTGGGCTCCCCGACAAGCAAAAAATTGCCACGTTTCCTTTGGAATTTCGGCCGTGCCAACGATTCCAACTTCGATGATTGGCCCGATGGTTGGCAGCGACGCGTCGGGCGTCGCTATCCCAAATATGTGAAGGTCGCCATCGTCGCTAAAGACCTCGCGGTCCAGCAGCAATTGCGGGCCGTCGACACGATGATCATTCGCGAGTGGCCTCGTGTTCGCAAGCAGTTCAAGGCAGCGCCGGTGCTACCCCCGTCGCTCACCGACGCGTTGATCGATCGCTATTTCAAGATCGAGCTTGACGGCGGCTTGGTGATGGTTCAATCGCCTCCGGTGAAAACCAGTCACATGTATCAGTATCGCTTTAGCGTCAAAATTAAAACCGAGGGACTCAGGCATGACCGCGCCCGTGCCGAGTTTGTCTTCGTAGACGAACGCGGCGATGAAGTGGAGACGCACGCCACCGAGTCGCTTAGCGGAACAACCGCGTGGAAAGTGCTCGTGCTCGATCGCATTCGGGCCCCCAAAGCCGCGACCGGAGTGTTTGTTCGCTTGGTCGTCGAGGGCGCCGAGGATGGGCTGGAGGACATTCGCGGTGAAATTGGATTTGACGACATTAGCATCGAACCGTTTCCACAGCTTCAGCTTGTGACCGATGAAGCGATGGGAGTGCATGTGGTTGGCAATCCGGTCATGGTGAGCGCAACGGTGTTAGGATTGCCCCGCGGGGCCACGCAAGTTTTGTTTCGACTTCTCGACGTCGATGGTCGCGAAGTCGACCGGCAATTGTCGGACGTTCCCGGTGCCGAGGTTACCGATCCATCCGAAGCCTCGGCACGTTTGGATCCACCGCCGGGCGGCGCTAGGTCCAGCGCGTCTCAGGGGATGAAGGTGCAATGGGAAATCCCTCGGCTCAGCCCTGGTTTTTATCGTGTGATGGCGTCGTTACAGGGTCGCGAGCTTCGAACGCTCGCCACCGAAACCACGTTGGCGGTGATCGACCCCGAGATTGGGCAAGCGGGCAATGGAAGTTTTGGTTGGACACTGCTGGAAACCAGTCGCAACATGCCGCCGCGGGACTTGGCCAAATGGTTGGCATCGGTCGGCGTCGATTGGGTCAAAATCCCTTGTTGGATCGAGCCCACCGACACCGTTACGGCGGACCGAATGGTCGAAGCGAGCACTCGTCTGCAAGACGTCGGAATTCAAACGATTGGAATGTTGGACGTGCCTCCGGAGACCCAGGTGCCGCGCTATGACATTCGGGGCCGTCGCGACGTCGTTGCCTCGCAATTGTTTCGCGATGTGCGTGTATGGCAACCGTTGCTTGAACCCGTGATGTCGCGTCTGACGCTGAAAATCAAAACGTGGCAACTCGGTGGGGATTACGACTACAGCTTCCTTGGGCGGCGACACCTTCAAGAGTCCATCGCCGATATTTCGACCGGGCTTCAGGGCTACGGCCAACCGATTGAAGTGGCGATTTGTTGGCCATGGACCGAGCGGGATGTCGCACCGGCGGAAACGTCCTGGAGTGCCGTCTGTCGTTCTGGAGAGCCGGAGCTCACCGCCGAAGAGCTCGATGCGTACCTGACCCTTCAGCAAACCCAGTTCAACGGAAGCGGACCGCGAACGTGGGTCGTCGTCGAGCCGATTGAGAAAAATCAGTATGATCGCAATACGCGAATTTTGGATCTCACCGGGCGGATGGCGGTGGTGCGCAAGCATCATGTCCAGGCAGCCTTCGTCAGCAATCCACGGGACCCCGAGCGAGGCTTGCTGACCTCTCAAGGACGCCCCGAAGAGATGCTTTTGCCGTGGCGTACGACCTCGTTGATGATTGGTAATCTGCGACAGGTGGGTTCGCTAAAATTGCGTTCCAAAGCCAAGAATGTCGTTTTTGCCGGGGCCGATCGCGCGGTCATCATGCTGTGGTCACCCACCTCTTGCGAAGAGCAAATTTTTCTCGGTGACGATGTACACGTCGTCGATATCTGGGGCCGACAACAGCCTTTGCCCATTGAAATCATCGATGGCCAAGCGGCTCAGCGGGTCAAAATCGGGCCCCGTCCGATCTTTATCTCCGGAGCAGACCCCACCCTGCTTGCGTTCCGCATGTCAGTTAACGTCGAGCAAGAGCAGGTCGACAGCTTGCTCGGGCAAACGCAACCCATCGACGTCTCGTTCACCAACCCGACGCGCGAAGGGATGTATGGGACGCTACGGGTGCTGCCTCCCGAAAATTGGTCATTCAAAGAACCCTCGATGGCATGGGAGCTACCGCCAGGCAAAAGCACCTCGCTTCCGTTCCATCTTGTCTTGGGCAACAGCGCCAAGGTTGGGACCTACGAAGTGGCCCTGGATTTCGAGCACCAAACCGTACCGCCAAAACGATTCACGGTCTATCGCGAGCTAATGGTGGGCCCGATTGGATTGGAGATCGAAACGGAGACACGTTTATCAGCGGGAGGCCAATTGCGGGTCGAAATTGAAATGACCAATCACTCCGACGCCACTCAATCCTACGATTGCATGCTGTTCCCACAATCGGGGCGCCAGTATCAACGCCGCTTCATCACCATTGAGCCGGGGACAACCGAGCGGCGTGAATTCTACTGGAATAACGCCCAA